The Salminus brasiliensis chromosome 3, fSalBra1.hap2, whole genome shotgun sequence genome contains a region encoding:
- the tmem200b gene encoding transmembrane protein 200A, giving the protein MRTHKIQTQAPATHSPQCLPRFGLRSQRKKESVIQGKLRIRSIPGAFLVLGVVVVIIGTALAVAGYWPYPAQRTALGAVSNSFSGTSQASGWGLGAKGLFSTTSLIHNERMKLFGPVIMGVGLFILICANTVLCENRDRETQMLLAQMQSVICSVSASVPSADLTQVNSVARHYQWVSSLPAAHLNILCFQELASSEPLLQVKTIEEEGGSQQRAVLCTKVLHHCESYSTPSIHSSKSSNSSKVNSNTVSEAEQGASFSQNAQTEIHCKLSNCLSASSLSTLDGENWELSVLPAKRSHSMSCRTKPHTLPRALLRQAKRAEESTDHFTWLQRQSSSEICVNMTGVRTVTLDFALVDKQWHHSWPRLDLGYTRRYLKLENKEDSVDKLLDLLEQQCLQLDWSFGSGPFQ; this is encoded by the coding sequence ATGAGAACTCATAAGATTCAAACCCAAGCTCCAGCCACGCATTCCCCCCAATGTTTGCCACGCTTTGGTCTGCGTTCACAAAGGAAGAAGGAGAGTGTCATCCAGGGAAAACTGCGCATCCGCTCTATTCCAGGAGCCTTCCTTGTGCTGGGTGTGGTGGTAGTGATTATTGGCACAGCACTGGCAGTGGCAGGGTACTGGCCATACCCAGCACAGCGCACAGCACTGGGTGCTGTAAGCAACAGCTTCTCTGGGACCTCACAGGCATCTGGATGGGGCTTGGGAGCCAAAGGGCTCTTCTCCACGACCAGCCTGATCCACAATGAAAGGATGAAACTCTTTGGCCCTGTCATTATGGGAGTGGGTCTTTTCATTCTTATTTGTGCTAATACTGTGCTGTGTGAGAACCGTGATAGGGAGACTCAGATGCTGCTTGCTCAGATGCAGAGTGTGATCTGTTCTGTATCTGCTTCTGTGCCCTCTGCGGACCTTACACAGGTGAACTCAGTGGCCAGGCACTACCAGTGGGTTAGCAGCCTGCCTGCAGCACATCTGAACATCCTGTGCTTTCAGGAATTGGCCTCCTCTGAACCGCTGCTGCAGGTCAAAACCATAGAAGAAGAAGGAGGTTCACAGCAAAGAGCAGTTTTGTGCACTAAGGTTCTCCATCATTGTGAGTCTTACTCCACCCCCTCTATTCATTCTTCCAAATCTTCCAATTCCAGCAAAGTGAActccaacacagtctcagaaGCAGAACAGGGAGCCAGCTTCAGCCAGAATGCACAAACAGAGATCCACTGCAAGCTCAGTAACTGCCTGAGTGCAAGCTCTCTGTCGACTCTGGATGGGGAAAATTGGGAGTTAAGTGTGCTTCCTGCAAAACGTTCGCACAGCATGAGCTGCAGGACTAAACCACACACGCTACCCAGGGCTCTACTACGCCAGGCAAAAAGGGCTGAGGAATCTACAGATCATTTCACATGGCTCCAGcgacagtccagttcagagatTTGTGTGAATATGACAGGAGTCAGGACAGTGACCCTTGACTTTGCACTTGTGGATAAGCAGTGGCATCACAGTTGGCCTCGACTTGATCTTGGATATACCAGGAGGTATCTCAAACTAGAAAATAAGGAGGACTCCGTAGACAAGTTATTGGATCTGCttgaacagcagtgtttacagttGGACTGGAGCTTTGGCTCGGGGCCCTTTCAGTGA